The Macaca fascicularis isolate 582-1 chromosome 11, T2T-MFA8v1.1 genome includes a region encoding these proteins:
- the ITGA5 gene encoding integrin alpha-5, with product MGSRTPESPLHAVQLRWGPRRRSPLLPLLLLLLPPPPRVGGFNFDAEAPAVLSGPPGSFFGFSVEFYRPGTDGVSVLVGAPKANTSQPGVLQGGAVYLCPWGASPTQCTPIEFDSKGSRLLESSLSSSEGEEPVEYKSLQWFGATVRAHGSSILACAPLYSWRTEKEPLSDPVGTCYLSTNNFTQILEYAPCRSDFSWAAGQGYCQGGFSAEFTKTGRVVLGGPGSYFWQGQILSATQEQIAESYYPEYLINLVQGQLQTRQASSIYDDSYLGYSVAVGEFSGDDTEDFVAGVPKGNLTYGYVTILNGSDIRSLYNFSGEQMASYFGYAVAATDINGDGLDDLLVGAPLLMDRTPDGRPQEVGRVYVYLQHPAGIEPTPTLTLTGHDEFGRFGSSLTPLGDLDQDGYNDVAIGAPFGGETQQGVVFVFPGGPGGLGSKPSQILQPLWAASHTPDFFGSALRGGRDLDGNGYPDLIVGSFGVDKAVVYRGRPIVSASASLTIFPAMFNPEERSCSLEGNPVACINLSFCLNASGKHVADSIGFTVELQLDWQKQKGGVRRALFLASRQATLTQTLLIQNGAREDCREMKIYLRNESEFRDKLSPIHIALDFSLDPQAPVDSHGLRPALHYQSKSRIEDKAQILLDCGEDNICVPDLQLEVFGEQNHVYLGDKNALNLTFHAQNVGEGGAYEAELRVTAPPEAEYSGLVRHPGNFSSLSCDYFAVNQSRLLVCDLGNPMKAGASLWGGLRFTVPHLRDTKKTIQFDFQILSKNLNNSQSDVVSFRLSVEAQAQVTLNGVSKPEAVLFPVSDWHPRDQPQKEEDVGPAVHHVYELINQGPSSISQGVLELSCPQALEGQQLLYVTRVTGLNCTTNHPINPKGLELDPEGSLHHRQKREAPREAPSRSSASSGPQILKCPEAECLRLRCELGPLHQQESQSLQLHFRVWAKTFLQREHQPFSLQCEAVYKALKMPYRILPRQLPQKERQVATAVQWTKAEGSYGVPLWIIILAILFGLLLLGLLIYILYKLGFFKRSLPYGTAMEKAQLKPPATSDA from the exons ATGGGGAGCCGGACGCCAGAGTCCCCTCTCCACGCCGTGCAGCTGCGCTGGGGCCCCCGGCGCCGATCCccgctgctgccgctgctgctactgctgctgccgccgccacCCAGGGTCGGGGGCTTCAACTTTGACGCGGAGGCCCCAGCAGTGCTCTCGGGGCCCCCAGGCTCCTTCTTTGGATTCTCAGTGGAGTTTTACCGGCCGGGAACAGACGG GGTCAGTGTGCTAGTGGGAGCACCCAAGGCTAACACCAGCCAGCCAGGAGTGCTGCAGGGTGGTGCTGTCTACCTCTGTCCTTGGGGCGCCAGCCCCACACAGTGCACCCCCATTGAATTTGACAGCAAAG GCTCTCGGCTCCTGGAGTCCTCACTGTCCAGCTCAGAGGGAGAGGAGCCTGTGGAGTACAAGTCCTTGCAGTGGTTCGGGGCAACAGTTCGAGCCCATGGCTCCTCCATCTTG GCGTGCGCTCCACTGTACAGCTGGCGCACAGAGAAGGAGCCACTGAGCGACCCCGTGGGTACCTGCTACCTCTCCACAAATAACTTCACCCAAATTCTGGAGTATGCACCTTGCCGCTCAG ATTTCAGCTGGGCAGCAGGACAGGGTTACTGCCAAGGAGGCTTCAGTGCTGAGTTCACCAAG ACTGGCCGTGTGGTTTTAGGTGGACCAGGAAGCTATTTCTGGCAAG GCCAGATCCTGTCTGCCACTCAGGAGCAGATTGCAGAATCTTACTACCCCGAGTACCTGATCAACCTGGTTCAGGGGCAGCTGCAGACTCGCCAGGCCAGTTCCATCTATGATGACAGCTACCTAG gataCTCTGTGGCTGTAGGTGAATTCAGTGGTGATGACACAGAAG aCTTTGTTGCTGGTGTGCCCAAAGGGAACCTCACTTACGGCTAT GTCACCATCCTTAATGGCTCAGACATCCGATCCCTCTACAACTTCTCAGGGGAACAG ATGGCCTCCTACTTCGGCTATGCAGTGGCTGCCACAGACATCAATGGGGACGG GCTGGATGACTTGCTGGTAGGGGCACCCCTGCTCATGGATCGGACCCCTGACGGGCGGCCTCAGGAGGTGGGCAGGGTCTACGTCTACCTGCAGCACCCAGCCGGCATAGAGCCCACGCCCACCCTTACCCTCACTGGCCATGATGAGTTTGGCCGATTTGGCAGCTCCTTGACCCCCCTGGGGGACCTGGACCAGGATGGCTACAATG ATGTGGCCATTGGGGCTCCCTTTGGTGGGGAGACCCAGCAGGGAGTAGTGTTTGTATTCCCTGGGGGCCCCGGAGGGCTGGGCTCTAAGCCTTCCCAGATTCTGCAACCCCTGTGGGCAGCCAGCCACACCCCAGACTTCTTTGGCTCTGCCCTTCGAGGAGGCCGAGACCTGGATGGCAACGGATACCCTG ATCTGATTGTGGGGTCCTTTGGTGTGGACAAGGCTGTGGTATACAG GGGCCGCCCCATCGTGTCTGCCAGTGCCTCCCTCACCATCTTCCCTGCCATGTTCAACCCAGAGGAGCGCAGCTGCAGCTTAGAGGGGAACCCTGTGGCCTG CATCAACCTTAGCTTCTGCCTCAATGCTTCTGGAAAACATGTTGCTGACTCCATTG GCTTCACAGTGGAACTTCAGCTGGACTGGCAGAAGCAGAAGGGAGGGGTACGGCGGGCACTGTTCCTGGCCTCCAGGCAGGCAACCCTGACCCAGACCCTGCTCATCCAGAATGGGGCTCGAGAGGATTGCAGAGAGATGAAGATCTACCTCAGG AATGAGTCAGAATTTCGAGACAAACTCTCCCCAATTCACATCGCTCTCGACTTCTCCTTGGACCCCCAAGCCCCAGTGGACAGCCACGGCCTCAGGCCAGCCCTGCATTACCAGAGCAAGAGCCGGATAGAGGACAAG GCTCAGATCTTGCTGGACTGTGGAGAAGACAACATCTGCGTGCCTGACCTGCAGCTGGAAGTGTTCGG GGAGCAGAACCATGtgtacctgggtgacaagaatgccCTAAACCTCACTTTCCATGCCCAGAATGTGGGTGAGGGTGGCGCCTATGAGGCTGAGCTTCGGGTCACCGCCCCTCCAGAGGCTGAGTACTCAGGACTCGTCAGACATCCAGGG AACTTCTCCAGCCTGAGCTGTGACTACTTTGCCGTGAACCAGAGCCGCCTGCTGGTGTGTGACCTGGGCAACCCCATGAAGGCAGGAGCCAGT CTGTGGGGTGGCCTTCGGTTTACAGTCCCTCATCTCCGGGACACTAAGAAAACCATCCAGTTTGACTTCCAGATCCTCAG CAAGAATCTCAACAACTCGCAAAGTGACGTGGTTTCCTTCCGGCTCTCCGTGGAGGCTCAGGCCCAGGTCACCCTGAACGG TGTCTCCAAGCCTGAGGCAGTGCTATTCCCAGTAAGCGACTGGCATCCCCGAGACCAGCCTCAGAAGGAGGAGGACGTGGGACCTGCTGTGCACCATGTCTATGAG CTCATCAACCAAGGCCCCAGCTCCATCAGCCAGGGCGTGCTGGAGCTCAGCTGTCCCCAGGCTCTGGAAGGTCAGCAGCTCCTATATGTGACCAGAGTTACGGGACTCAACTGCACCACCAATCACCCCATTAACCCAAAAGGCCTGGAG TTGGATCCCGAGGGTTCCCTGCACCACCGGCAAAAACGGGAAGCTCCACGGGAAGCTCCAAGCCgcagctctgcttcctctggaCCTCAGATCCTG AAATGCCCGGAGGCTGAGTGTTTGAGGCTGCGCTGTGAGCTCGGGCCCCTGCACCAACAAGAGAGCCAAAGTCTGCAGCTGCATTTCCGAGTCTGGGCCAAGACTTTCTTGCAG CGGGAGCACCAGCCATTTAGCCTGCAGTGTGAGGCTGTGTACAAAGCCCTGAAGATGCCCTACCGAATCCTGCCTCGGCAGCTGCCCCAAAAGGAGCGTCAG GTGGCCACAGCTGTGCAATGGACCAAGGCAGAAGGCAGCTATGGCGTCCCACTGTGGATCATCATCCTAGCCATCCTTTTTGGCCTCCTGCTCCTAGGTCTACTCATCTACATCCTCTACAAG CTCGGATTCTTCAAACGCTCCCTCCCATATGGCACCGCCATGGAAAAAGCTCAGCTCAAGCCTCCAGCCACCTCTGATGCCTGA